CAGGATGAATATTTATCGCGGCACCGGTCTCGCGCTGTGCAATGACAGCCGCGCATAGAACTCGCTTCTCCAGTTCAGCCTGCGGAAATGAGCATCCGATCTCGCCGATTATCCCGGCCCGGATGCCGGTATCCCCCACACCCTCAAGGATATCAGAAATCATCTCTCCAGCAATCATTTGAACGGACATCTCTCTCATACCAGGAGCAAGGAACTCCTCGGTATAGTAGCCGCAACCCATAATGATATTAACGTTTGCTTGCTCAGACACCCGTCTCAGTCCCACCGGATTGCGCTTCAACCCTCTACAAGTCAATTCCACGACAGATCGGCCGCCGGCCTCTCGCATCCTCACCAGCTCTCGGACAGCAACCTCCTCCTGATCCAATCGGTTATTGCCCGGATGGTTGCACCAGTGGTAACGAATCTCCCAAGTGTTTTCGAGGCTAATCTCCACCTCAGGTTCTGCGGATCTGAAACGTCCGGGCGGGGTCAGGTCACATAATATGTGTTCGTGCATAAGCGTAGGACCAAGTGCCTCCGGATCTGTCAACCCCGTTACAGTCTGCACCTTCCCTCTCAGATTCTGGAGTCTTTCCATCTCCGTGCGACCATCCCAAGGAAGAGCGGACCATGGTGGGGCAGGATTTTGACCATGAGCTCCCTGGCCCGGTCTGAGCCTTTAATCGGCTAGAACCTCCCCGGCTTTTCCCACTTCCCCGGTCGTATCATCATCCCTAAGAACGAGCCTGACCGCTTTGGCAAAAAAGAGCCATTGCGCAGGAGACGATATCCCTAGTTCTGCCCTGTTTGGTCACAATGCGGCAGCCCCTTCGCAGGTATCACTCTCGGCACCCGGAGACGCCGAGCTTCTTCTCCATCCACACACCAAGACGGGCGAGCGGGTAGGAGATGATAAAGTACAGAGCCAAAACCGTTCCAAACACAAGCGCTGGAGAGAACCCTTTATTGTTCAGCACCTTACCGGCATATGTGAGCTCGATAACCCCAATTTGTGATGCCAGGGCAGTGTCCTTTATGAATAGAATGAAAAAACTGAACACAGGTGG
This portion of the Deltaproteobacteria bacterium genome encodes:
- a CDS encoding aryldialkylphosphatase yields the protein MERLQNLRGKVQTVTGLTDPEALGPTLMHEHILCDLTPPGRFRSAEPEVEISLENTWEIRYHWCNHPGNNRLDQEEVAVRELVRMREAGGRSVVELTCRGLKRNPVGLRRVSEQANVNIIMGCGYYTEEFLAPGMREMSVQMIAGEMISDILEGVGDTGIRAGIIGEIGCSFPQAELEKRVLCAAVIAQRETGAAINIHPGRHPEAPLGIVRYIERNGGDPSRVIVSHIDRTIFDHKTLFELAETGCMIEYDFFGIESSYYPFQDVDLPNDGMRLKSIRALIDKGRLSQVVISQDICSKTRLVCYGGHGYGHIFANIVPMMRRKGFSDSEIEAVLVQNPGRLVAFV